Part of the Virgibacillus necropolis genome, ATAAAAATCTTCTTCCATCGTATAGCGTGTACCAAGTAATCCTATTTTTGAAATGTTGTCCTCACTTATAGCCTCACTTGTTGCTTCGCCAATGTGAATAAGAGGAACTTTGATCGCTTCTTGAACATGACTAGCTATTTTATGCATGGTATTTGTACAAATCAATACACAATCAGCACCTACAGATTCAAGTTTCTTAGCAATGTTGACTAGTATGGTTGCTGCCTTATCCCATTCATTATTCCGTTGCAGGTATTCAATCTCAGCAAAATTAACGCTATACATGATGCATTCTGCTGAGGTGAGTCCTCCAGCCTGATTGTTTATTCTTTTATTAATAATTCGGTAGTATTCTAATGAAGACTCCCAGCTCATTCCACCTATTAGACCGATTGTTTTCAAAATGAATGCCTCCCCTAAGCTATTATTCCATTTTAGACCTCCAAACGAAAAACGTCTAATAAAAATACATACGCAGATTAAATCCACGCATGATTTGCTGGTTATATTGCATTTTCATTTGTTAACTTGATCTTGCAACTGTAATAATCCGGTTTTGTAACGACTAAATCTAGAGATATGCTATAGTAGAGTTCAGATAGTAGATATTAAAGGATGTTGAATTTCTGATGACAATGGATTCAAAGCGATATTACCGCGTTTTATTAGTGTTAGGCATTATTTTTGTGGCATTTAACCTCCGTCCTGCGATTACCTCGGTTGGACCTGTGATGGGTATTATTCGTGATGATATTGGTTTATCAAACTGGAGTGTGGGGCTTTTAACGAGTCTGCCGCTAATTGCGTTTGCCATAATGTCACCGCTCGCCCCTAGGCTAGGGAATAAATATAGCAATGAACGGGCTATGTTAATTGGGCTTGTTTTATTGTTGATTGGTTTAATGGTTCGTTCGATTTCTGCATTAGTTCTTCTATTTACTGGGACTGTGTTTATCGGACTTGGAATTGCCATATGTAATGTTCTTTTACCAGGGTTAATTAAAGAAAAGTTTCCTGCAAAAGTTGCTTTAATGACAAGTTTATATTCAACGGCAATGGGGATTTTTGCCGCAACTGCTTCCGGACTAAGTATCCCGTTAGCACGAGGTGCAGACTTGGGCTGGCAGCTTACTTTATTATTTTGGTCAATTCCGGCTGTGATTGGGATTGTTATATGGATTTTTCTAAGTAAGCGTGATAAATCGAGTCAGTCTGTTGAGATGAGTTATGTGCAGCCATCCAATAATCGTATGTGGCGCTCTCCGCTCGCGTGGTATGTAGCTTGCTTTATGGGGTTACAGTCTTTTATGTTTTACGTAACGGTTTCTTGGTTACCAGAGATATTACATGATTATGGTGTAAGCATGGCAACTGCAGGATGGATGCTGTCGTTTACACAATTTGTTGGATTGCCAGCCAGTTTTTTTGTCCCAGTCATTGCAAATAAATATAAATCACAGAGTTTGATGGTCGTCATTCTTACATTCTTCGCCATAGGTGGGTATACGGGTTTGCTCGTTGGTAATTCCTACACCATAATGATTATTAGTATTATCAGCCTTGGAATCGCATTAAGTGGAAGTTTTAGTTTAGCACTAGCGTTTTTAGGAATGCGTGCACGGACAGCAAGGCAAGCTGCAGAGTTGTCTGGGATGGCGCAATCCTTAGGGTACACCCTCGCAGCGTTAGGACCAATGTTTATCGGATTTTTATTTGATATTACACATGCATGGTCGGTTCCACTTATTACGTTGATTTGTGTGGCGATCTTAGTTCTATTCTTCGGTTACGGTGCAGGTCGAAATCAATATGTTCTGGATGAATAGAAAACTCAAGCTGATCGAAAGGAACTTAAAGTTGATCCACATTCCAAGCTACTTGATCAGCATTTACAGGAAAGTTGATCGACAAACATGCTACAATTATTAAAGTTAGACGGATGTGAGTTTATGCAGTATTCAATAAGAGACTTTTATTTTTGGAAAATAACCATGAGTTTAGCAATGGCATCTTTTTTTGTCTTTGCTAGTATGTATGCCGTACAACCGCTTCTTCCAGTATTTGTGGATGAATTTGATGTAACGGTATCAACGTCTAGTTTATCGTTATCGCTAACTATTATTGGCTTGATTATCGGACTAATCGTGTTAGGCTTTTTTTCTGACCGAAATGGGCGAACGTTTTACATAAAATTTGCTTTAGTGGGATCGATCATTCCATTTTTCTTAATACCATTAACGGACTCTTTCATCATGCTTTTAGTATTACGGTTTATCCAAGGATTTGCCTTGGCAGGACTACCAGCGGCATCGATAGCTTATATTAGTGAGGAGATAGACAGAAGAAGTGTCAGTGTTGCAGTGGCATTATACATCTCGAGTAATGCTCTTGGTGGAATGATGGGGAGGGTTGTGACTGGATATATTACTGATCATTATTCATGGGAGACTTCCTTTTATTTTCTAGCATCAGTCGGTGTCGTTGTGTTGATAGCTGTTTTTCTAATGCTTCCGAAATCAAATCGTTTTGAAGCTAGTAATCTATCTTTTTCACGTGATTTGGAAGCCTTTTTATTTCATTTAAAAAATCCAGCATTACT contains:
- a CDS encoding aspartate/glutamate racemase family protein, yielding MKTIGLIGGMSWESSLEYYRIINKRINNQAGGLTSAECIMYSVNFAEIEYLQRNNEWDKAATILVNIAKKLESVGADCVLICTNTMHKIASHVQEAIKVPLIHIGEATSEAISEDNISKIGLLGTRYTMEEDFYHDSLDQRGIQVVTPDQTARAELNRIIFEELCQGEFLAESKQKIQSMIENLRLAGAKAIVLGCTEIPLIIKQEDCSLPLYNTMDIHARKAVEFSLG
- a CDS encoding MFS transporter → MQYSIRDFYFWKITMSLAMASFFVFASMYAVQPLLPVFVDEFDVTVSTSSLSLSLTIIGLIIGLIVLGFFSDRNGRTFYIKFALVGSIIPFFLIPLTDSFIMLLVLRFIQGFALAGLPAASIAYISEEIDRRSVSVAVALYISSNALGGMMGRVVTGYITDHYSWETSFYFLASVGVVVLIAVFLMLPKSNRFEASNLSFSRDLEAFLFHLKNPALLLVFGLGIVLQSSFTGIWTYLPFYLEGPPFSLSLQVISYTFFAYGLGVVGSPFAGWLAGKFGLKIVRIIGIITFAAGIFLTLSSSLVVLIIGLCVSCLGFFTAHSLSAASVSEQATHHKGSASSLYLVSYYIGVAVGSTAIGPLYSSIGWQGFVLVAGCIPLIYIIFVIVLSKRITKKAT
- a CDS encoding CynX/NimT family MFS transporter, whose protein sequence is MTMDSKRYYRVLLVLGIIFVAFNLRPAITSVGPVMGIIRDDIGLSNWSVGLLTSLPLIAFAIMSPLAPRLGNKYSNERAMLIGLVLLLIGLMVRSISALVLLFTGTVFIGLGIAICNVLLPGLIKEKFPAKVALMTSLYSTAMGIFAATASGLSIPLARGADLGWQLTLLFWSIPAVIGIVIWIFLSKRDKSSQSVEMSYVQPSNNRMWRSPLAWYVACFMGLQSFMFYVTVSWLPEILHDYGVSMATAGWMLSFTQFVGLPASFFVPVIANKYKSQSLMVVILTFFAIGGYTGLLVGNSYTIMIISIISLGIALSGSFSLALAFLGMRARTARQAAELSGMAQSLGYTLAALGPMFIGFLFDITHAWSVPLITLICVAILVLFFGYGAGRNQYVLDE